The Plectropomus leopardus isolate mb chromosome 15, YSFRI_Pleo_2.0, whole genome shotgun sequence genome has a segment encoding these proteins:
- the LOC121954250 gene encoding LOW QUALITY PROTEIN: bone morphogenetic protein receptor type-1A-like (The sequence of the model RefSeq protein was modified relative to this genomic sequence to represent the inferred CDS: deleted 1 base in 1 codon), translating to MAGVPFCLAAMAAALLLTLRADAAGQNPDHVLQGTGVKPEARRPGEDSTIAPEDAARFLSCYCSGHCPEDATNNTCQTNGQCFAIIEEDEHGEAILTSGCMKYEGSHFQCKDSPNAQTRRTIECCNTDFCNRDLQPTLPPQPPAEGSPHWLAFLISMTVCCCTLICVTVVCYYRYKWQSERQRYHKDLEQEVFIPAGESLKDLIHQSQSSGSGSGLPLLVQRTIAKQIQMVRQIGKGRYGEVWLGRWRGEKVAVKVFFTREEASWFRETEIYQTVLMRHENILGFIAADIKGTGAFTQLFLITDYHENGSLYDYLKLTTLDTQTLLRLAYSAACGLCHLHTEIYGTQGKPAIAHRDLKSKNILIKKNGTCCIADLGLAVKFNSDTNEVDVPLSTRVGTRRYMAPEVLDESLNKNHFQAYIMADMYSYGLVIWEMARRCVTGGIVEDYQLPYYEMVPSDPSYEDMLEVVCVKGLRPTVSNRWNSDECLRAMLKLMSECWAHNPASRLTILRVKKTLAKMVESQDIKI from the exons CTGCAGGTCAGAACCCGGACCACGTGCTGCAGGGGACGGGGGTGAAACCCGAGGCTCGGCGGCCCGGTGAGGACTCGACCATTGCGCCCGAGGACGCCGCCCGGTTCCTCAGCTGCTACTGCTCCGGACACTGTCCAGAGGACGCCACCAACAACACCTGCCA GACCAACGGTCAGTGTTTCGCCATCATCGAGGAGGATGAGCACGGTGAGGCCATCCTCACCTCCGGATGCATGAAGTATGAAGGCTCACACTTCCAGTgcaag GACTCTCCCAACGCTCAGACCAGGAGGACGATCGAGTGCTGCAACACCGACTTCTGCAACAGAGACCTGCAGCCCACCCTCCCCCCTCAGCCTCCCGCAG aaGGAAGCCCCCACTGGCTGGCCTTCCTCATCTCCATGACGGTCTGCTGCTGCACTCTGATCTGCGTCACCGTCGTCTGTTACTACAG gtatAAGTGGCAGAGTGAGCGTCAGCGGTATCACAAGGATCTGGAGCAGGAGGTCTTCATCCCTGCTGGAGAGTCTCTCAAAGACCTCATTCACCAATCACAGAGCTCCGGCAGCGGCTCCGGGCTCCCCCTGCTG GTGCAGCGGACGATCGCCAAGCAGATCCAGATGGTCCGTCAGATCGGTAAGGGGAGGTACGGCGAGGTGTGGCTGGGCCGCTGGAGGGGAGAGAAGGTGGCCGTCAAAGTCTTCTTCACCCGCGAGGAAGCCAGCTGGTTCAGAGAGACGGAGATCTACCAGACGGTCCTGATGAGACACGAAAACATCCTCG GCTTCATCGCGGCCGACATCAAAGGCACCGGCGCCTTCACGCAGCTCTTCCTCATCACCGACTACCACGAGAACGGCTCTCTGTACGACTACCTCAAGCTGACCACGCTGGACACGCAGACTCTGCTGCGGCTGGCGTACTCCGCCGCCTGCGGCCTCTGCCACCTGCACACGGAGATCTACGGCACGCAGGGCAAGCCGGCCATCGCCCACCGAGACCTGAAGAGCAAGAACATCCTGATCAAGAAGAACGGCACCTGCTGCATCGCCGACCTCGGCCTCGCCGTCAAGTTCAACAG TGACACTAACGAGGTGGACGTCCCTCTGAGCACACGGGTGGGGACGAGGCGCTACATGGCCCCCGAGGTCCTGGACGAGAGCCTCAACAAGAACCACTTCCAGGCCTACATCATGGCCGACATGTACAGCTACGGCCTCGTCATCTGGGAGATGGCGAGACGCTGCGTCACcggag gTATCGTGGAGGACTACCAGCTGCCGTACTACGAGATGGTGCCCTCCGACCCGTCTTACGAGGACATGCTGGAGGTGGTT TGTGTCAAAGGACTGAGACCGACCGTGTCCAACCGCTGGAACAGTGACGAG TGTCTCCGGGCGATGCTGAAGCTGATGTCAGAGTGCTGGGCTCATAACCCCGCCTCCCGCCTCACCATCCTCAGAGTGAAGAAGACGCTCGCCAAGATGGTGGAGTCCCAGGACATCAAGATCTGA